Proteins found in one Geomonas subterranea genomic segment:
- a CDS encoding glycosyltransferase produces the protein MLPKFSVIIPVKPGGEVRALAAISQATYPGDLFEVLVAYGCQPSVQRNTAAREAQGEILYFLDDDSGVAPDFLDRAAGHYQDPNVAAAGGPSLTPATDSPLQRAIGIAFASAAGGGGVRNRYRKSGAARHSSDSELILCNLSFRREIFLAHEGLDERLYPNEENELMDRLQREGHLLVHDPELAVQRSQRRTYRAYVRQMYGYGRGRGEQTLIAGTLKPVTLAPSLLLLYALLVPLLGVPLLNLPLWAYFGVVLLASLQGTLVGKDLALLPRLLLVYPTLHLVYGAGVIRGLIRPRYRGGRKAHWEVEVRRVKPFGEAQMSCSENMQ, from the coding sequence ATGCTGCCCAAATTTTCCGTAATAATTCCGGTGAAGCCCGGCGGAGAAGTGCGCGCCCTTGCGGCGATCTCGCAGGCGACCTACCCCGGCGACCTCTTCGAGGTGCTGGTCGCCTACGGCTGCCAGCCGAGCGTGCAGAGGAACACGGCGGCGCGCGAGGCACAAGGCGAAATCCTCTATTTTCTGGATGATGACTCCGGCGTGGCGCCCGACTTTCTGGACAGGGCTGCCGGGCATTACCAGGATCCAAACGTGGCCGCCGCCGGTGGGCCGTCGCTTACCCCCGCGACCGACTCGCCCCTGCAGCGTGCCATAGGGATCGCCTTCGCCTCCGCGGCGGGTGGCGGCGGCGTCCGCAACCGGTACCGGAAGTCCGGTGCGGCACGGCACAGCAGCGACAGCGAGTTGATCCTGTGCAACCTGAGTTTCCGTCGCGAGATCTTCCTGGCGCACGAGGGGCTGGACGAGCGGCTGTACCCTAACGAGGAAAACGAGCTGATGGACCGGCTGCAGCGGGAGGGGCATCTCCTGGTGCACGACCCGGAACTGGCGGTACAGCGAAGCCAGCGCCGCACCTACCGCGCCTATGTTCGCCAGATGTACGGCTACGGGCGCGGGCGCGGCGAGCAGACCCTGATCGCAGGGACCCTTAAACCGGTCACGCTGGCGCCTTCGCTGCTTTTGCTCTACGCGCTGCTGGTGCCATTGTTGGGTGTCCCGCTTTTGAACCTGCCGCTGTGGGCCTATTTCGGCGTCGTGCTGCTGGCGTCGCTGCAAGGGACGCTTGTTGGAAAGGATCTCGCCCTTTTGCCGAGGCTTTTGCTGGTGTACCCGACGCTGCACCTGGTGTACGGTGCCGGTGTCATCCGCGGTCTGATCAGACCCCGCTACCGCGGCGGCAGGAAGGCCCACTGGGAAGTCGAAGTGCGGCGGGTGAAACCTTTTGGTGAAGCGCAGATGAGCTGTAGCGAAAACATGCAATGA
- a CDS encoding cytochrome c3 family protein — protein sequence MAVALYLLCVGVTLTPGDALAEPFKCSICHKDLIRGSVPHKPVASGRCLDCHQQFNDNHPLGKDSMGFKVPKDKLCATCHGHLVQKPVLHKPVGLGQCTNCHMAHSAEVKSLLKDPSPALCFRCHPKDHFTGAFTHKPVADGDCLACHDAHQSESKSLLRKPGSELCFMCHDRKLAMGKSVHQPVRNGDCVNCHQIHGGPYRKLLKDDYPTVLYKPFSYDAFPICFRCHDPKLASAETTDRFTKFRNGERNLHAVHVNKTKARSCRMCHNPHAEQQERLIYPKAEGFGTWEIPIRFDATATGGGCSVGCHRTLRYDRVKAIEQQ from the coding sequence TTGGCAGTAGCTTTGTATCTGCTCTGCGTCGGCGTCACCCTCACTCCGGGTGACGCCCTCGCGGAGCCGTTCAAGTGCAGCATCTGCCACAAGGATCTGATCCGTGGGAGTGTTCCGCATAAGCCGGTTGCATCCGGCCGGTGCCTGGACTGTCACCAGCAGTTCAACGACAACCATCCGCTGGGCAAGGACAGCATGGGGTTCAAGGTCCCGAAGGACAAACTCTGCGCGACCTGCCACGGGCACCTGGTCCAGAAGCCGGTGCTGCACAAGCCGGTCGGCCTTGGCCAATGCACCAACTGCCACATGGCCCACAGCGCGGAAGTGAAGTCGCTTTTGAAGGATCCCTCCCCCGCGCTCTGTTTCCGCTGCCATCCAAAGGATCATTTCACAGGAGCCTTCACGCACAAGCCGGTAGCCGACGGTGATTGCCTCGCCTGCCACGACGCGCACCAGTCCGAAAGCAAGTCCCTGTTGCGTAAGCCAGGCTCCGAGCTCTGCTTCATGTGCCACGACAGAAAGCTCGCCATGGGCAAGTCCGTGCACCAGCCGGTGCGCAACGGCGACTGCGTCAACTGCCACCAGATCCACGGCGGCCCCTACCGGAAGCTCCTGAAAGACGACTACCCGACCGTCCTGTACAAACCGTTCAGCTACGACGCGTTCCCGATCTGCTTCCGCTGCCATGATCCCAAACTCGCCTCGGCGGAAACGACCGACCGGTTCACCAAGTTCAGAAACGGCGAGCGCAACCTGCACGCGGTGCACGTCAACAAGACCAAGGCGCGCTCCTGCAGGATGTGCCACAACCCTCATGCCGAGCAGCAGGAGCGCCTGATCTATCCGAAGGCGGAAGGGTTCGGAACCTGGGAAATCCCGATCCGTTTCGACGCCACCGCAACCGGCGGCGGCTGTTCCGTCGGGTGCCACAGGACCTTGCGCTACGACAGGGTGAAAGCCATTGAACAGCAGTAG
- a CDS encoding glycosyltransferase family 2 protein has translation MDLSIVVPIYNEEENIPILHERISDALIDSGLEYELILVDDGSSDNSYPALKRLSSKDDRVKVIRLRRNFGQTAAMAAGFDSASGRVVVPMDGDMQNDPLDIPLLLKRIDEGYDVVSGWRKDRKDTFVNRKLPSILANSIISRMTGVHLHDYGCTLKAYRREVLDDVNLYGEMHRFVPALAHQVGARVTEMPVRHHERLHGQSKYGISRTMKVILDLMTVKFLLSYSTKPIQLFGRWGIYTLCAGMLSGAATLYMKLFENTSMNRNPLLILTAFLLFMGVQFIVLGLLAELSARTYYEAQGKPIYNIKEKINFV, from the coding sequence GTGGACCTGAGTATAGTAGTTCCGATATACAACGAGGAAGAAAACATCCCCATCCTGCACGAACGGATCAGCGACGCACTCATAGACTCCGGCCTTGAGTACGAACTGATCCTGGTGGATGACGGTTCCTCTGACAATTCGTACCCCGCGCTGAAGCGCCTGTCCTCGAAGGACGACCGGGTCAAGGTGATCCGCCTGCGCCGCAACTTCGGGCAGACTGCCGCCATGGCTGCAGGCTTTGACTCCGCGAGCGGCCGGGTCGTTGTCCCGATGGATGGCGATATGCAGAACGACCCTCTCGACATACCGCTTCTTTTGAAACGCATCGACGAGGGGTATGACGTCGTGTCCGGCTGGCGCAAGGACCGCAAGGACACCTTCGTTAACCGCAAACTCCCCTCCATCCTGGCCAACTCGATCATCTCCAGGATGACCGGCGTGCACCTGCACGACTACGGCTGCACGCTGAAGGCCTACCGGCGCGAAGTGCTCGACGACGTGAACCTGTACGGCGAGATGCACCGTTTCGTTCCGGCTCTCGCGCACCAGGTCGGCGCCCGGGTCACCGAGATGCCGGTCCGCCACCACGAGCGGCTGCACGGCCAGAGCAAGTACGGCATCTCCCGCACCATGAAGGTGATCCTTGACCTGATGACGGTGAAGTTCCTGCTGAGCTACTCGACCAAGCCGATCCAGCTCTTCGGCCGCTGGGGGATCTACACCCTGTGCGCAGGCATGCTGAGCGGGGCGGCGACGTTGTACATGAAGCTGTTCGAGAACACCAGCATGAACAGGAACCCTCTCTTGATCCTGACCGCGTTCCTGCTTTTCATGGGAGTCCAGTTCATTGTGCTGGGACTTTTGGCGGAGCTGAGCGCCCGGACCTACTACGAGGCGCAAGGGAAGCCGATCTACAACATCAAGGAAAAGATCAACTTTGTCTGA
- the resB gene encoding cytochrome c biogenesis protein ResB — MTTTNKRGFAQEVWDFFCSLKLSIFLLIGLALVSIIGTVIQQGPQREYLATLSETKIRLYSALGFFDMYHSWWFILLLYLLTLNLICCSIKRLPRVWKVVSEPVLVMDDNFEKSLATVKDLKLKGSKEELKTRMEAFLRAEFAAPVITESNGEYHLFAQKSPWCRLGVYVVHLSIIVIFIGALIGSFFGYKAYTNIPEGGGVSQVQTQSGKMIPLGFEVRCEKFSVAYYDTGAPKEFKSILTVVENGKPVPGFQSRPIIVNDPLTYKGITFYQSSFGQSDEGSLYHLTVRDRKGGAPVRLDARQGERVALPGGAFLSVMEATMDVRPFMRGFDGPGAQVEFTPAGGNPQPFVVLSGKYESFNAQHGGDLLITFDGMDQKFYTGLQVAHDPGVWVVWFGCFLMVVGICMAFFMSHKRVWARVTDSGVTLGGSASKNPAGFEICFDDLVEKIGKA; from the coding sequence TTGACTACGACGAACAAACGAGGATTTGCACAAGAGGTTTGGGATTTTTTCTGTTCCTTGAAACTTTCCATTTTCCTGCTGATCGGCCTGGCGCTGGTATCGATCATCGGCACGGTTATCCAGCAGGGGCCGCAGCGTGAATACCTGGCGACGCTGTCCGAGACCAAGATCCGGCTCTACAGCGCCCTCGGCTTCTTCGACATGTACCACTCCTGGTGGTTCATCCTCCTTCTGTACCTGCTCACCCTGAACCTGATCTGCTGCTCCATCAAGAGGCTGCCGCGCGTCTGGAAGGTGGTTTCCGAGCCGGTGCTGGTGATGGACGACAACTTCGAGAAGTCGCTGGCCACCGTGAAGGACCTGAAGCTCAAGGGTTCCAAGGAGGAGCTCAAGACGCGCATGGAGGCGTTCCTCCGCGCCGAGTTCGCCGCCCCGGTGATCACCGAGAGCAACGGCGAGTACCACCTCTTCGCCCAGAAGAGCCCCTGGTGCCGTCTCGGCGTGTACGTGGTGCACCTCTCCATCATCGTCATCTTTATCGGAGCCCTCATCGGCTCCTTCTTCGGCTACAAGGCCTACACCAACATCCCCGAGGGGGGCGGCGTTTCCCAGGTGCAGACCCAGAGCGGCAAGATGATCCCGCTCGGCTTCGAGGTCCGTTGCGAGAAGTTCTCCGTTGCCTATTACGACACCGGCGCGCCCAAGGAATTCAAGAGCATCCTCACCGTGGTGGAGAACGGCAAGCCGGTGCCGGGCTTCCAGAGCCGCCCGATCATCGTCAACGACCCGCTCACCTACAAGGGGATCACCTTCTACCAGTCCAGCTTCGGACAGTCGGACGAGGGCTCGCTCTACCACCTCACTGTGCGTGACCGCAAAGGCGGCGCTCCGGTCCGTCTGGACGCCCGACAGGGCGAGCGCGTCGCACTGCCCGGTGGCGCCTTCCTCTCCGTCATGGAAGCGACCATGGACGTCCGTCCCTTCATGAGGGGCTTCGACGGCCCGGGCGCGCAGGTCGAGTTCACCCCGGCCGGCGGCAACCCGCAGCCGTTCGTGGTCCTCTCCGGGAAGTACGAGTCCTTCAACGCCCAGCACGGCGGCGACCTTCTGATCACCTTCGACGGTATGGACCAGAAGTTCTACACCGGTCTGCAGGTGGCGCACGACCCGGGCGTCTGGGTGGTATGGTTCGGCTGCTTCCTGATGGTGGTTGGCATCTGCATGGCGTTCTTCATGTCCCACAAGCGGGTGTGGGCGCGCGTTACCGATTCCGGGGTCACCCTGGGCGGTTCCGCAAGCAAGAACCCGGCAGGCTTTGAGATCTGTTTTGACGACCTGGTCGAGAAAATCGGCAAGGCTTAA
- the pseG gene encoding UDP-2,4-diacetamido-2,4,6-trideoxy-beta-L-altropyranose hydrolase, giving the protein MSGATSKSMKVLFRADSSVDLGAGHVMRCLTLAAALRDKGCAVSFICRDLPGNISANVEAAGYQVFRVPVEVNPAPDRPFALDVPADVARTAEILRQEQGVDWLVIDHYGVDDSWEVPLRPLVGKIMVIDDVANRRHDCDLLLDQNLYENMESRYDGLVPENCMKFLGPRYALLRDEFVQARRSLRERDGSVKRVLITFGGGDASNETAKALEAWRMVGRNDIAVEVVVGGASPHREQLQQLCAELANVSFHCNVNNMAQMMSEADLAIGAGGSTTWERCFLGLPSITLIVADNQAATTKAVGVQGATLNVGWYEDVDEAGLAATINRMLDDPAAMREMTARGFALMGGATTSGAALITDRLFEISIT; this is encoded by the coding sequence ATGTCCGGGGCGACCAGCAAAAGCATGAAGGTGCTCTTCAGGGCTGACTCCTCGGTGGATCTCGGTGCCGGTCACGTCATGCGCTGCCTGACGCTTGCAGCGGCCTTGCGTGACAAAGGTTGCGCCGTCTCGTTCATCTGTCGCGATCTCCCCGGGAACATCTCCGCCAATGTCGAGGCAGCCGGGTATCAGGTGTTCAGGGTTCCGGTAGAGGTGAATCCCGCCCCGGATAGGCCCTTTGCCCTCGACGTGCCGGCGGACGTGGCCCGGACCGCCGAGATCCTGCGGCAGGAGCAAGGCGTCGACTGGCTGGTCATCGACCATTACGGTGTGGATGACTCCTGGGAAGTGCCCCTGCGCCCGCTGGTCGGGAAAATCATGGTGATAGACGATGTCGCCAATCGCCGTCACGACTGCGACCTGCTCCTCGACCAGAACCTCTACGAGAACATGGAATCCCGCTACGACGGTCTTGTCCCGGAAAACTGCATGAAGTTCCTGGGACCTCGCTATGCATTGCTTCGCGACGAATTCGTGCAGGCGCGGCGCTCTTTGCGGGAGAGGGACGGCTCCGTCAAGCGCGTATTGATCACCTTTGGCGGCGGCGACGCCAGCAACGAAACGGCGAAGGCCCTGGAAGCGTGGCGCATGGTAGGCCGTAACGACATAGCAGTCGAAGTCGTCGTCGGTGGTGCCAGTCCGCACCGGGAGCAGTTGCAGCAGTTATGTGCAGAACTTGCCAACGTCTCGTTTCACTGCAACGTCAACAACATGGCCCAGATGATGTCCGAAGCCGATCTCGCCATCGGCGCCGGCGGCAGCACCACCTGGGAGAGGTGCTTCCTTGGCCTTCCCTCCATCACCCTCATCGTCGCTGACAACCAGGCAGCTACCACCAAAGCGGTGGGTGTGCAGGGCGCGACGCTCAACGTCGGGTGGTACGAGGATGTCGATGAGGCCGGTTTGGCGGCCACAATAAACCGGATGCTAGACGATCCCGCGGCGATGCGGGAGATGACGGCACGTGGCTTCGCGCTCATGGGGGGCGCCACCACCTCGGGGGCTGCTTTGATAACGGATAGGCTATTTGAGATTTCAATAACATGA
- the ccsB gene encoding c-type cytochrome biogenesis protein CcsB, protein MSSSMLFNVTMVLYMVSTCIFFAFLASRNKAVGLAGTYAALFGFLVQTAAIGLRWKESYDQGHGHAPLSNLFESVVFFSWTIVMIFLIIDFKYKYRAIGFFVIPFALFGMAWAQLGLDSGIEPLVPALQSNWLMYHVITCFLGYAAFAVACGISIMYLIRESMEKGGGNAQAGGLLSMFPSIRILDDLNYKAIMIGFPLLSLGIITGAAWANYAWGTYWSWDPKETWSLIVWFVYAAFLHARITRGWVGRRAAILSVIGFAATIFCYLGVNLFLSGLHSYGK, encoded by the coding sequence ATGTCCAGTTCCATGCTTTTCAATGTGACCATGGTTCTTTACATGGTCTCCACCTGCATATTCTTCGCATTCCTCGCCTCGCGCAACAAGGCCGTGGGGCTTGCCGGTACCTATGCCGCTTTGTTCGGCTTCCTGGTCCAGACCGCGGCCATCGGCCTGCGCTGGAAAGAGTCCTACGACCAGGGGCACGGCCATGCGCCGCTCTCCAACCTGTTCGAGTCGGTGGTCTTCTTCTCCTGGACCATCGTCATGATCTTCCTCATCATCGACTTCAAGTACAAGTACCGCGCCATCGGTTTCTTCGTCATCCCGTTCGCGCTGTTCGGCATGGCATGGGCGCAGCTTGGCCTGGACAGCGGCATCGAGCCGCTGGTTCCCGCTCTGCAGAGTAACTGGCTCATGTACCACGTCATCACCTGCTTCCTGGGCTATGCCGCCTTCGCGGTCGCCTGCGGCATCTCGATCATGTACCTGATCCGCGAGTCCATGGAGAAGGGGGGCGGCAACGCCCAGGCCGGTGGTCTTCTCTCCATGTTCCCGTCCATCAGGATCCTGGACGACCTGAACTACAAGGCGATCATGATCGGCTTCCCGCTGCTGTCGCTCGGCATCATCACCGGCGCCGCCTGGGCCAACTACGCCTGGGGCACCTACTGGAGCTGGGACCCGAAAGAGACCTGGTCTCTTATCGTCTGGTTCGTCTACGCGGCCTTCCTCCATGCCCGCATCACCCGCGGCTGGGTCGGGCGCAGGGCGGCCATCCTCTCGGTGATCGGCTTCGCGGCCACCATCTTCTGCTACCTGGGGGTAAACCTCTTCCTTTCCGGCCTGCACAGCTACGGGAAGTAG
- a CDS encoding glycosyltransferase family 4 protein, which yields MSETPLRVLVLAPTPFFADRGCHVRILEEARAAIACGVDVRLVTYHIGRDVPGVRTERIAGFSWYKKLEAGPSWVKPLLDLQLLLKAFQVARQFKPHVIHAHLHEGAFFGAFLKMLIRVPMLFDCQGSLTAEITDHGFVKPGSLLQRFFATLERWINRSSDFIVTSASPTVELLLKDGVPKDRVRALIDGVDTNEFAPRPKEEIRARLGLPEKRPIVAYLGLMNSYQGLDLLLEAAAYLKGQGAKIHYLIMGFPDVPYREKAEAMGIADIITFTGRIPYDEAPLYLSAGDLAVSPKVSLTEANGKLFNYIACGLPTVVFDTPVNREILGDAALYAKFGDAADLAGAIGRLAGDRELREDLGAEGRERAVKLHSWQARGAELAGIYRRLVET from the coding sequence TTGTCTGAGACTCCGCTGCGCGTACTGGTGCTGGCACCGACCCCGTTCTTCGCCGATCGCGGCTGTCATGTCCGCATCCTTGAAGAAGCGAGGGCGGCCATTGCTTGCGGCGTGGACGTCCGGCTGGTCACCTACCACATCGGGCGCGACGTCCCTGGCGTGCGTACGGAAAGGATTGCCGGCTTCTCCTGGTACAAAAAGCTCGAGGCCGGCCCTTCCTGGGTTAAGCCGCTCCTCGATCTGCAACTCCTCCTCAAGGCCTTCCAGGTCGCGCGCCAGTTCAAGCCGCACGTGATCCATGCTCATCTCCACGAGGGCGCCTTTTTCGGCGCCTTCCTGAAGATGCTGATCCGCGTCCCCATGCTGTTCGACTGCCAGGGAAGCCTTACCGCCGAGATTACCGACCACGGCTTCGTCAAGCCGGGCTCTCTGTTGCAGCGCTTCTTCGCCACGTTGGAGCGCTGGATCAACCGCAGTTCCGACTTCATCGTGACCAGCGCCAGCCCGACCGTCGAACTGCTCCTGAAAGACGGCGTACCGAAGGACCGGGTGCGTGCCCTCATCGACGGCGTGGATACCAATGAGTTCGCACCGCGGCCCAAGGAGGAGATCCGGGCCAGGCTGGGACTCCCCGAGAAACGTCCCATCGTCGCCTATCTCGGCCTGATGAACAGCTACCAGGGGCTTGATCTTCTGCTTGAAGCCGCCGCGTACCTGAAAGGGCAGGGGGCGAAGATCCACTACCTCATCATGGGCTTTCCCGATGTGCCGTACCGCGAGAAAGCAGAGGCGATGGGGATAGCCGACATCATCACCTTCACCGGCAGGATCCCGTACGACGAGGCGCCCTTGTATCTTAGCGCCGGCGATCTTGCCGTCTCCCCCAAAGTTTCCCTCACCGAAGCCAACGGCAAGCTTTTCAACTACATCGCCTGCGGCCTCCCCACTGTCGTTTTCGACACCCCCGTCAACCGGGAAATCCTCGGCGACGCCGCTCTCTATGCGAAGTTCGGCGATGCCGCAGACTTGGCCGGAGCCATCGGCCGACTGGCCGGTGACCGCGAGCTTCGTGAAGATCTCGGAGCCGAAGGGCGCGAGCGGGCGGTCAAACTGCACTCCTGGCAAGCACGCGGGGCAGAACTCGCCGGAATCTATCGGCGACTCGTGGAAACATAA
- a CDS encoding GxxExxY protein: MIYKGLTERIIACAIEVHRELGPGLLESIYESALAVELFQQGIRFARQKPLPVTYKGQSVGDFRIDLLVEDLIVVELKSVERNDPLFEAQLLSYMKLGGYNVGLLVDFNSMLLAKGIKRLVL; encoded by the coding sequence ATGATTTACAAGGGACTTACCGAAAGGATCATCGCATGTGCTATCGAGGTGCACCGGGAGCTTGGGCCCGGTCTTCTGGAGAGCATCTATGAGTCAGCCCTAGCAGTGGAGCTGTTTCAACAAGGGATACGATTCGCACGCCAGAAGCCGCTTCCGGTAACGTACAAAGGCCAGAGCGTAGGCGACTTTCGGATTGATCTGCTGGTAGAGGATCTTATTGTTGTCGAATTGAAGAGCGTTGAACGCAACGACCCTCTCTTTGAAGCACAGCTTTTAAGCTACATGAAGCTTGGAGGGTACAACGTGGGGCTTTTGGTGGATTTTAATTCCATGCTGCTCGCAAAGGGCATCAAACGTTTAGTGTTGTAA
- the purE gene encoding 5-(carboxyamino)imidazole ribonucleotide mutase: MSNPTVLILMGSDSDLTTMEETARVLTAFGVPYDMHVSSAHRSPAKTSKLTREAEGRGIQVIIAAAGMAAHLAGVVAAETPLPVIAVPMPGGALNGVDALYAMVQMPGGMPVATMAIGKAGAKNAGLLAVQMLSLANPDLRAKFIAYKAQMAEEVEQKDAALQAARQG; encoded by the coding sequence ATGTCCAATCCGACCGTTTTGATTCTGATGGGAAGCGACTCCGACCTGACCACCATGGAGGAGACGGCCAGGGTTCTTACCGCTTTCGGTGTCCCCTACGACATGCACGTTTCCTCGGCACACCGCTCGCCCGCCAAGACCTCCAAACTCACCCGCGAGGCTGAAGGGCGGGGCATCCAGGTCATCATCGCAGCAGCCGGCATGGCCGCGCACCTGGCCGGCGTGGTCGCCGCCGAGACGCCGCTGCCGGTCATCGCCGTCCCCATGCCGGGGGGGGCGCTCAACGGCGTAGACGCCCTCTACGCCATGGTGCAGATGCCCGGCGGAATGCCGGTCGCCACCATGGCCATCGGCAAGGCGGGGGCCAAAAACGCCGGGCTCCTCGCGGTGCAGATGCTCTCCCTGGCCAATCCCGACCTGAGGGCGAAGTTCATCGCCTACAAGGCGCAGATGGCTGAAGAGGTGGAGCAAAAGGACGCCGCCCTGCAGGCTGCGAGGCAGGGCTGA
- a CDS encoding cytochrome c3 family protein, with protein MKKIFAAVALTLALAVTAMAADSVVYPAKNGNVTFNHKAHQGKNECKVCHGDGAPAKIAINKEAAHGKACKECHAAKGGPTKCGDCHKK; from the coding sequence ATGAAGAAGATTTTCGCTGCAGTAGCTCTGACCCTCGCCCTTGCCGTTACCGCAATGGCCGCTGACTCCGTCGTTTACCCGGCTAAGAACGGCAACGTCACCTTCAATCACAAGGCTCACCAGGGCAAGAACGAGTGCAAGGTGTGCCACGGTGACGGCGCTCCGGCCAAGATCGCCATCAACAAGGAAGCAGCCCACGGCAAGGCTTGCAAAGAGTGCCACGCTGCCAAAGGCGGCCCGACCAAATGTGGTGACTGCCACAAGAAGTAA
- a CDS encoding winged helix-turn-helix transcriptional regulator encodes MNGDDEKVLDTYRSFLLLSEISGDQQLSQRELAKRLGIALGLVNSYLKNLVAKGFVRVNNFPKNRYAYLLTPKGFAEKSRLAYQHLSYFSGLYTVARQDYLKLFKSMSARGVKQVAFCGIDEVAEIAYLSLKEAGLEMTVAMDAEAAGRKFFDKSVVTPAIGLLSGNHNIVITSMKRGDALREELLRMGVEPERIHQAGGD; translated from the coding sequence ATGAACGGTGACGACGAAAAGGTTTTAGATACTTATCGCTCTTTTCTCCTTCTCTCGGAGATCTCCGGTGACCAGCAACTCTCGCAGCGCGAGCTGGCGAAACGTCTCGGCATCGCCTTGGGACTGGTCAATTCCTACCTGAAGAACCTGGTAGCCAAAGGCTTCGTCCGGGTCAACAACTTCCCGAAGAACCGCTACGCCTATCTCCTCACCCCCAAAGGTTTCGCCGAAAAAAGCCGCCTTGCCTACCAACACCTGAGCTACTTCTCCGGACTCTACACCGTTGCCCGCCAGGATTACCTGAAGCTGTTCAAGTCCATGTCGGCCCGCGGGGTCAAGCAGGTTGCCTTCTGCGGCATCGACGAGGTCGCAGAGATCGCCTACCTCTCCTTAAAGGAAGCCGGGTTGGAAATGACAGTGGCGATGGATGCCGAGGCGGCAGGGCGGAAGTTCTTCGACAAGTCGGTGGTGACCCCCGCTATCGGTCTGTTGTCCGGCAACCACAACATCGTGATCACCTCCATGAAGCGGGGTGATGCACTGCGTGAGGAATTGCTGCGCATGGGAGTGGAGCCAGAGCGGATCCACCAGGCCGGGGGGGACTGA
- a CDS encoding NAD-dependent 4,6-dehydratase LegB — protein sequence MTKKILVTGADGFIGSHLTEELVRRGYDVRAFVLYNSFNSWGWLEQAPADVKKGLDVFSGDVRDPHGVKQAMKGCDAVLHLAALIAIPYSYHSPDTYVETNIKGTLNILQAGRELGVKKIVQTSTSEVYGTARFVPITEEHPLQGQSPYSASKIGSDQMALAFQSSFDMPVAVIRPFNTYGPRQSARAIIPTIITQIASGKRRIKLGALHPTRDFNYVSDTVNGFIAELDSDRGIGEVINIGSNYEISIGDTVKLIAEVMGVDIEIETEEARLRPDNSEVERLWAANAKAKELIGWQPEFAGKDGFKRGLAETVAWFQNPENLKGYKSDIYNI from the coding sequence GTGACGAAAAAAATCTTAGTGACTGGAGCCGACGGATTTATCGGCTCTCACCTGACAGAAGAGCTGGTGCGCAGGGGATATGATGTAAGAGCTTTCGTTCTCTACAATTCCTTCAACTCGTGGGGATGGCTCGAACAGGCTCCTGCAGATGTGAAGAAAGGCCTCGATGTATTTTCTGGAGATGTGCGGGATCCGCATGGTGTCAAACAGGCGATGAAGGGATGTGATGCGGTGCTGCATCTGGCCGCATTGATCGCCATTCCCTACTCTTACCATTCGCCGGACACTTATGTTGAGACTAATATCAAAGGTACGCTCAACATCTTGCAAGCTGGACGTGAACTCGGTGTAAAGAAGATAGTCCAGACTTCCACGAGTGAAGTGTACGGGACTGCTCGTTTTGTCCCCATTACGGAAGAGCACCCGTTACAGGGGCAGTCTCCCTACTCCGCTTCCAAAATTGGCTCGGACCAGATGGCACTTGCCTTCCAGTCTTCGTTCGATATGCCGGTGGCCGTTATTCGCCCGTTCAACACCTATGGACCACGCCAGTCTGCCAGGGCCATTATTCCCACAATTATCACTCAAATCGCATCGGGAAAACGCCGCATAAAGCTCGGAGCCCTGCACCCCACCCGTGATTTCAACTACGTTTCCGATACGGTCAATGGCTTCATCGCCGAGTTGGATTCAGACCGCGGCATCGGGGAAGTCATCAATATTGGTAGCAACTACGAAATTTCCATCGGGGATACGGTCAAGTTGATAGCCGAAGTGATGGGGGTAGATATTGAGATCGAGACGGAGGAAGCTCGCCTGCGTCCCGACAACAGCGAGGTGGAGCGGCTCTGGGCGGCCAACGCAAAGGCTAAAGAGCTGATAGGTTGGCAGCCAGAATTTGCGGGGAAAGATGGGTTCAAGCGCGGACTCGCCGAAACCGTGGCTTGGTTCCAGAATCCCGAGAATCTCAAAGGGTATAAAAGCGACATCTACAACATATGA